The Streptomyces sp. NBC_00335 DNA window TCAACCCGTCTATCGCGGCCGTACTCGCCCAGGTCGACGCGCACCCCGCCCCCCGGGTCATCGACAACGAGGCCGAGGTGCTGCGCGAGGTGAGCCGCCGGATGGGCGCCGGCTTCGCGCTGCCGGAGCCGATCGAGGTCGGCTCGGTGGAGGGCGGCGCCGTTCCCGGACCCGCCGGGCGGATGCCCGTCCGCGTCTACCGGCCCGCAGGCGGCGGACCCGTTCCCACGGTGGTCTTCTTCCACGGCGGCGGCCGGCTCACCGGTGACCTCGACACCCATGACGACGTCGCCCGGCGGATGTGCCGCGAGGTGAACGCCGCGGTCGTGGCCGTCGGCTACCGGCCGGCCCCCGAGCACCCCTTCCCCGCCGCTTACGACGACTGCCCCGCCGCCGCCCACCACGTCGCCGACCACATCGACGGCTTCGGTGGCCGCCGCGACCGCTTCGCCGACGTCCTGGAACTCCAGCACCTCTACACGGGCGACGACCCCGCCGTACGCGC harbors:
- a CDS encoding alpha/beta hydrolase produces the protein MPVNPSIAAVLAQVDAHPAPRVIDNEAEVLREVSRRMGAGFALPEPIEVGSVEGGAVPGPAGRMPVRVYRPAGGGPVPTVVFFHGGGRLTGDLDTHDDVARRMCREVNAAVVAVGYRPAPEHPFPAAYDDCPAAAHHVADHIDGFGGRRDRFADVLELQHLYTGDDPAVRASFRVSPLRAGKLTGLAPAVIGTAQYDPLRDEGARTYEGLIHTFLDLFPVSPAADAAVTEPYARLKRLG